A stretch of the Thiomicrorhabdus xiamenensis genome encodes the following:
- a CDS encoding efflux RND transporter permease subunit has translation MWLSDTSVKRPVLAFVVSMLLLAFGLLSFERMSLREYPNIDPPIVSINTDYLGASASVVESRITKVIENRISGVSGIEYIESSSEDGRSRIKVEFSLDRDIDAAANDIRDRVSRILDNLPQQADPPEVVKVDGDENVIVWFNLASDRMTVSELTDYAERYIVDRFSVLDGVARVRVGGGQSYALRIWLDPVKLARNDLTIADIETALRNTNVELPAGSVQGEQVMLTVQIDRQLSSVEDIENLVLKQFATGRITLGEVAKVELGAVEKRRLFRGNGIPMVGIGIIKQSTANTLTVAELARERKAQINQSLPEGMSLEDSYDASVFVQNAVHEVYKTLFIALGLVVLVMLVFLKNLRAALIPAVTLPVSLLATFWILWMLGFSINLLTLLALVLAIGLVVDDAIVVLENIQRHLTLGHKSLSAAYLGTRQVGFAVVATTLVLISVFMPISFLQGNIGRLFTEFAVTLSVAVLFSSWVALTLSPALASKILKPVASKTQNAPKKSLLWQKFRPLLKFNLRRPWIAMLVFFGLLALMFQLFKQVPQEYVPKEDRGAFFISVKGPEGASYEYMQSYMQEIERRLMPLVESGEAKRLLIRSPRSFSNAQVFNTGFGIVILNDWSERRSAFLIMQEIRKNLSDLSGVKVAPIMRNSIGGRVSRPVQFVISGNSYQQLSEWKVLLNDAIAENNPGLTGIDWDYETNKPQLGVTVDYAKARSLGIEQKTLNETLQTLLGAKKVTTFMHQGEEIDILLEADHKLLQSPEDLNKVYLRADSGAMIPLTQVATLQTYADAAVLNRYNRMRSITLSANLEDDYPLGEALQYLNQLTRDTLPEEAIISYKGQSKEFAQSNQSLYFVFLFALAIIFLVLAAQFESFKSPLVIMLSVPLAVVGGLLALLIHGQTLNIYSQIALVLLIGLATKNGILIVEFANQLRDQGKSLYHALMQSVKLRLRPILMTTITTCAGAIPLIFSSGAGAETRQILGQVLLWGVAFSTLLSLFMVPMFYALIARRAHAPQYTSRLLQQQLHKKSKEKQTD, from the coding sequence ATGTGGCTTTCCGATACTTCGGTCAAACGCCCGGTTCTGGCGTTTGTCGTATCAATGCTGTTGCTCGCTTTCGGTCTGCTTTCTTTCGAGCGCATGAGTCTGCGCGAATACCCGAATATCGATCCGCCGATCGTTTCCATTAACACCGATTACCTCGGCGCTTCCGCCAGCGTCGTCGAGAGTCGCATTACCAAAGTGATCGAAAACCGGATTTCCGGCGTTTCCGGCATTGAATACATCGAATCCTCTTCCGAAGACGGTCGCTCGCGGATCAAGGTCGAATTTTCTTTGGATCGGGATATTGATGCCGCTGCCAACGATATCCGCGACCGCGTTTCCAGAATTCTCGACAATCTGCCTCAACAGGCCGATCCGCCGGAAGTGGTTAAGGTAGACGGAGACGAAAACGTCATTGTCTGGTTTAACCTGGCCAGCGACCGCATGACCGTCAGCGAGCTGACCGATTACGCCGAGCGCTATATTGTCGACCGTTTCTCGGTACTGGACGGCGTTGCACGGGTTCGTGTCGGAGGCGGCCAGTCATATGCGCTGCGTATCTGGCTCGACCCGGTCAAACTGGCACGCAACGACCTGACCATTGCCGATATCGAAACCGCATTGCGTAACACCAATGTCGAATTACCCGCCGGGAGTGTGCAAGGCGAGCAGGTGATGCTGACCGTACAAATTGACAGACAGCTGTCCTCTGTCGAAGACATCGAAAATCTGGTACTGAAACAATTTGCCACAGGCCGCATCACTTTGGGCGAGGTAGCCAAGGTCGAACTCGGTGCAGTCGAGAAACGCCGCCTGTTTCGCGGTAACGGCATTCCGATGGTCGGTATCGGGATCATCAAACAGTCCACGGCCAACACTTTGACCGTCGCCGAATTGGCGCGGGAACGCAAAGCGCAGATCAATCAAAGCCTACCGGAGGGCATGTCGCTCGAAGACAGTTACGATGCCTCGGTGTTTGTGCAGAATGCCGTACACGAAGTCTATAAGACCTTGTTTATCGCACTCGGTCTGGTGGTTCTGGTGATGCTGGTTTTCCTGAAAAACCTGCGTGCCGCGCTGATTCCGGCCGTGACCTTACCGGTTTCCCTGCTGGCCACTTTCTGGATTCTGTGGATGCTCGGTTTCTCGATCAACCTTCTGACGCTGCTGGCTCTGGTACTCGCCATCGGTCTGGTCGTCGATGATGCGATCGTGGTACTGGAAAATATTCAGCGCCACCTGACCCTGGGACACAAATCCCTGTCCGCCGCCTATCTCGGTACGCGCCAGGTTGGTTTCGCCGTGGTCGCCACGACTCTGGTACTGATTTCGGTGTTTATGCCGATCAGCTTCCTGCAAGGAAATATCGGCCGCCTGTTTACCGAGTTTGCCGTCACTCTGTCGGTTGCCGTCCTTTTCTCCAGCTGGGTTGCGCTGACGCTTTCCCCTGCGCTGGCATCGAAAATTCTCAAACCGGTAGCTTCCAAAACGCAGAACGCGCCGAAAAAATCCCTTTTATGGCAGAAGTTCCGCCCTCTGTTAAAGTTCAACCTGCGCCGTCCGTGGATCGCCATGCTTGTCTTTTTCGGCCTTCTGGCACTGATGTTCCAGCTTTTCAAACAGGTGCCGCAGGAGTATGTGCCCAAAGAGGATCGCGGCGCATTCTTTATCAGCGTAAAAGGGCCGGAAGGTGCCAGTTATGAATATATGCAGAGTTACATGCAGGAGATCGAACGCCGTCTGATGCCGCTGGTCGAATCCGGCGAAGCCAAACGTCTGTTGATCCGCTCGCCGCGATCCTTCAGCAATGCACAGGTATTTAACACCGGATTCGGCATAGTGATTCTCAACGACTGGAGCGAACGCCGCTCGGCTTTCCTGATTATGCAGGAAATTCGTAAAAACCTCAGCGATCTCAGTGGCGTCAAGGTCGCGCCGATTATGCGCAACAGCATCGGCGGACGTGTCAGCCGCCCGGTTCAATTCGTAATCAGCGGCAACAGCTACCAGCAGCTCAGCGAGTGGAAAGTCCTTTTGAACGACGCCATTGCCGAAAATAACCCCGGCCTGACCGGAATCGATTGGGATTACGAAACCAATAAGCCGCAACTCGGCGTCACGGTCGATTACGCAAAAGCCCGTTCTCTCGGCATTGAACAGAAAACGCTTAACGAAACCCTGCAAACACTGCTCGGTGCCAAAAAGGTAACGACCTTTATGCATCAGGGCGAAGAGATCGATATTCTTCTCGAAGCGGATCATAAACTGTTGCAGTCTCCGGAAGATCTCAACAAAGTCTATCTGCGTGCCGACAGCGGCGCCATGATTCCGTTGACTCAGGTCGCCACCTTGCAGACTTACGCCGACGCGGCGGTATTGAACCGCTATAACCGTATGCGCTCAATCACGCTTTCGGCCAACCTAGAAGATGACTATCCGCTCGGCGAAGCGCTACAGTATTTAAACCAACTCACTCGTGACACCCTGCCGGAAGAGGCGATTATCAGCTATAAAGGACAAAGTAAGGAATTCGCGCAAAGCAACCAGTCGCTGTACTTCGTTTTCCTGTTTGCACTGGCAATCATTTTCCTGGTGCTGGCCGCACAATTCGAAAGTTTCAAATCGCCTTTGGTCATTATGCTCAGCGTTCCTTTGGCGGTAGTCGGTGGCCTGCTGGCGCTTCTAATCCACGGGCAGACCCTGAATATCTACAGTCAGATTGCTCTGGTGCTGCTGATCGGGCTGGCGACCAAAAACGGGATCTTGATTGTCGAGTTTGCCAACCAGCTTAGAGACCAGGGGAAAAGCCTGTATCACGCATTGATGCAGTCGGTCAAACTGCGTCTGAGACCGATTCTGATGACCACTATTACCACCTGCGCCGGAGCCATTCCGCTGATTTTTTCCAGCGGTGCCGGAGCGGAAACCCGACAGATTCTCGGTCAGGTTCTGCTATGGGGCGTCGCCTTTTCGACGCTGTTGAGCCTGTTCATGGTGCCGATGTTCTACGCGCTGATCGCGCGCCGCGCGCATGCACCGCAATACACCAGCCGATTGCTACAGCAACAGTTGCATAAAAAGAGCAAAGAAAAACAGACTGACTAG
- a CDS encoding diguanylate cyclase: protein MPNSNHPHHLLNPNQSHSPLSLQPWQVLIVDDDEEVHFITELVLKDLYFEERAIEVLHAYNLDQATTLLQHNPDIGVILLEAVMNHENCGLKLINIIRNELKNQALRIILRTGYPQEIPEQETMIQYDINGYKSKQELTAQKLITTVIASLRAFKTIHALETTRLGMEMILDSSESLFEFQSTQKFASGVLTLLSAFLRASPDGILCVQTDTLNPTPPPDKNFREMHIIGATGDLQLTEGTIDQHTGALSALELAREVFKHKHSILKDDTLALFLNAPNVPDAVAVLQGVQEINDEDRVLLRYFSTKISLALANVIHFKKFKEARKAAAIDFLTKLPNRREFLTIGEQLIRLCKNSNQSITLAMIDIDHFKEINDLYGHEAGDLALKAFSQFMSDHIREEDFFARIGGEEFCLILPRTDQQKSKTILQRICRSLAEHIFEINELQIKLTISVGADFMADDLNHMMSRADRRLYRAKNSGRNRLFMTDERGDENFCEEA, encoded by the coding sequence ATGCCGAACTCGAACCACCCACACCACCTGCTGAATCCGAATCAGTCACACAGCCCGCTCTCCTTACAACCTTGGCAGGTTTTGATTGTCGATGACGACGAGGAAGTGCATTTCATTACCGAACTGGTCTTGAAAGATCTTTATTTCGAAGAACGCGCCATAGAAGTTTTACACGCCTATAACCTGGATCAGGCGACCACTCTGCTGCAACATAATCCCGATATCGGAGTGATCTTGCTCGAAGCGGTTATGAATCACGAGAACTGCGGCTTGAAACTGATCAATATCATCCGCAATGAATTAAAGAACCAAGCGCTGCGCATTATTCTCCGCACCGGTTATCCGCAAGAGATTCCGGAGCAGGAAACCATGATTCAATACGATATCAACGGTTATAAAAGCAAGCAGGAACTGACCGCTCAGAAACTCATTACAACCGTCATCGCTTCCCTTCGTGCCTTTAAAACCATTCATGCACTGGAAACCACTCGTCTCGGAATGGAAATGATCCTCGACAGTTCCGAGAGCCTGTTTGAATTTCAATCAACTCAAAAATTCGCTTCCGGCGTTCTCACGCTTTTGAGTGCCTTCTTAAGAGCCTCTCCCGACGGGATCCTATGCGTTCAAACGGACACGCTCAATCCGACACCGCCGCCGGATAAAAATTTCCGCGAAATGCATATTATCGGCGCAACCGGCGACCTTCAACTGACCGAAGGCACCATTGACCAGCATACCGGGGCTTTGTCGGCACTTGAGCTCGCCCGAGAAGTCTTCAAACACAAGCACAGCATTCTTAAAGACGACACCTTAGCGCTATTTCTCAATGCGCCAAATGTTCCGGACGCCGTCGCAGTGCTCCAGGGTGTACAGGAAATCAACGATGAAGACCGTGTCTTGCTGCGTTATTTCAGCACGAAGATTTCACTGGCTCTGGCGAATGTCATTCACTTCAAGAAATTCAAAGAAGCCAGAAAGGCTGCTGCCATCGACTTTTTGACCAAACTGCCCAATCGCCGAGAGTTTCTGACAATCGGTGAACAGCTGATTCGCTTATGCAAGAATTCAAATCAATCGATCACACTGGCCATGATTGATATCGACCATTTCAAAGAGATTAATGACCTTTACGGCCACGAGGCGGGAGATCTGGCTCTTAAAGCGTTTTCCCAGTTTATGAGCGATCATATCCGCGAGGAAGACTTCTTTGCGCGGATCGGAGGTGAAGAGTTCTGTCTGATTTTGCCGAGAACCGATCAGCAAAAGTCGAAAACCATTCTGCAGAGAATTTGCAGAAGTCTGGCCGAGCATATTTTTGAAATCAATGAACTGCAGATCAAACTGACTATTTCGGTCGGAGCCGATTTCATGGCCGACGATCTGAATCATATGATGTCGCGCGCCGATAGACGGCTGTATCGCGCCAAAAACAGCGGCCGCAACCGCCTCTTTATGACCGATGAACGGGGCGATGAAAACTTCTGTGAAGAAGCCTGA
- a CDS encoding diguanylate cyclase has protein sequence MRRSKGLFKSAKYYVLAVAVFICLDAVFLLQLFNQQRSENIEAQNHLLSVTKQSVLHGFANNAELIFDNVLDTPLYQNLMWEANWADDTRKQQIRDQIFNSLYPLYNSMDKFKLKQLHFHLHNNESFLRFHRPNKFGDDLTHVRSTVAFTNQTGLAIQGFEEGRIFNGFRFVFPLFWNKEPAGSVETSVSMKVIMNAIARELGGNVSFIIRRDIVESKVFKNEMGNYEVTPFSTDFMYEASLMHLNTRMLFTQLLSKWNRSESLKESVVRADPETRMIDAEGNSYMVTLLPVNNAVSDKTIGFLVFYQRDDENKYLIGQYLLIFVFTSLVAVIVVLLLYRSRSNELALADSQAMLSQNVERFEKAQKIVNLGTWEFDSSSQTLYWSDEVFRIFGETPQSFNPSYERLLSYVHPEDREELDYAFHSSLANGSPYQVKHRIFRSDGSMLYVEEECEHEMDENGIVVRSFGTIHDITDIVERENRLEYLGNRYQSLIERLPNLVYRFDWGKEDRWKIQFANASARFFTGYYAYELLAKKVRLLDMIHPQDLERVQQHIYSALEADKPYEIEYRLRRLDGTEIYVSDRGRKIIGEQDDWQVEGVITDITSQRKALAKLQKFIDTQKNIVILTDGYVLAFANSAYFNFFGLDREAEGSENHRCICDFFQPGEHFFDLSKLTLEDRHWVDAILRYPPSERNVAMKDAKGGLATFSVEVNHFDDRHFVVSFSDISDTFTEKLMWRQKASMDALTGAYNRYFFELSIGSFMNLVHRNKRRVGLIMMDIDHFKKINDKFGHGKGDEVLRDLSALIRSSLRESDLLIRWGGEEFLIVLSVDGESGLEQVANGIRGAVNEYQSSTGPVTCSFGGTLVVNEAEIDKAIQRADAGLYYVKLHGRNNYHYVPPGHS, from the coding sequence ATGCGACGTTCAAAAGGGCTTTTTAAATCTGCGAAATATTATGTGTTGGCCGTGGCAGTATTTATCTGCCTTGATGCCGTTTTTCTGTTGCAGTTGTTCAACCAGCAGCGCAGTGAAAACATCGAAGCGCAGAATCATCTTTTGTCGGTCACTAAGCAGTCTGTTCTGCACGGCTTTGCCAATAACGCCGAGCTGATCTTTGATAACGTTCTTGATACGCCGCTCTACCAGAATCTCATGTGGGAGGCGAATTGGGCTGACGACACGCGCAAGCAGCAGATTCGCGATCAAATCTTCAATAGTCTTTATCCGTTGTATAACTCAATGGATAAGTTCAAACTCAAGCAACTGCATTTTCACCTGCACAATAACGAAAGTTTTCTGCGTTTTCACCGCCCGAACAAGTTTGGCGATGACCTGACGCACGTTCGTTCGACGGTCGCTTTTACCAATCAGACCGGTCTCGCTATTCAGGGATTTGAAGAGGGACGTATTTTCAACGGTTTCCGCTTCGTATTCCCTCTTTTCTGGAACAAGGAACCTGCCGGTTCGGTTGAAACTTCGGTGTCGATGAAAGTGATTATGAACGCGATTGCCCGAGAACTTGGCGGAAATGTCAGCTTCATTATCCGTCGCGATATTGTCGAGTCGAAAGTATTTAAGAACGAGATGGGGAATTATGAAGTGACGCCGTTTTCGACGGATTTCATGTATGAAGCCTCTCTGATGCACCTTAATACGCGCATGCTGTTTACGCAGCTGCTGTCGAAATGGAACCGCAGTGAATCCCTGAAAGAGAGTGTTGTACGTGCCGACCCGGAGACCCGGATGATTGATGCGGAAGGCAACAGCTACATGGTCACACTGTTACCGGTGAATAACGCTGTCAGTGATAAGACAATCGGTTTTCTGGTTTTTTACCAGCGGGATGATGAAAACAAATATCTGATCGGGCAATATCTGCTGATCTTTGTATTTACCTCGCTGGTGGCTGTTATTGTCGTTCTCCTGCTGTATCGAAGTCGTTCGAATGAACTGGCGCTGGCTGACAGTCAGGCGATGTTGAGCCAAAATGTCGAGCGTTTTGAAAAAGCGCAGAAAATCGTCAATCTGGGAACCTGGGAGTTTGATTCGAGTTCTCAGACGCTATACTGGAGCGACGAGGTGTTTCGTATTTTCGGCGAGACGCCGCAGAGCTTTAATCCAAGCTATGAGCGTTTATTGAGTTATGTGCATCCGGAAGACAGGGAAGAACTGGACTATGCGTTCCACTCCTCTCTGGCAAATGGTTCTCCTTATCAGGTCAAACACCGTATTTTCAGATCGGACGGCTCGATGCTTTATGTCGAGGAAGAGTGCGAGCATGAAATGGATGAAAACGGAATCGTAGTGCGTTCTTTCGGTACGATTCACGATATTACTGACATTGTCGAGCGTGAAAACCGTTTGGAATATCTCGGTAACCGCTACCAATCGCTGATTGAAAGGCTTCCGAATCTGGTTTATCGCTTTGACTGGGGGAAAGAGGACCGTTGGAAAATCCAGTTTGCCAATGCATCGGCACGCTTCTTTACCGGTTATTACGCTTACGAGTTGCTGGCCAAGAAAGTCCGCCTGCTGGATATGATTCATCCGCAGGATCTGGAGCGGGTTCAGCAGCATATCTACAGCGCGCTCGAGGCGGATAAACCTTATGAAATCGAGTACCGGTTGCGCCGTTTGGACGGTACCGAAATCTACGTCAGCGATCGGGGACGGAAAATTATCGGCGAACAGGACGATTGGCAGGTTGAAGGGGTCATCACTGATATTACCTCGCAGAGAAAAGCGCTTGCCAAGCTGCAAAAGTTCATCGACACCCAGAAAAATATTGTCATTCTGACCGATGGTTATGTTCTGGCATTCGCCAACAGCGCATATTTTAATTTTTTCGGTCTGGACAGAGAGGCCGAAGGCAGCGAAAACCACCGTTGCATCTGCGACTTTTTCCAGCCGGGCGAGCACTTCTTTGATTTAAGCAAACTGACACTCGAAGATCGTCACTGGGTCGATGCCATTTTACGTTATCCGCCGAGCGAGCGGAATGTCGCAATGAAAGATGCCAAGGGTGGTCTGGCGACTTTTTCGGTCGAGGTGAATCATTTCGATGACAGACATTTTGTCGTTTCGTTTTCCGATATCAGCGATACCTTTACCGAAAAATTGATGTGGCGCCAGAAGGCGTCGATGGATGCGTTGACCGGAGCCTACAACCGTTATTTCTTTGAACTGTCGATTGGTTCCTTCATGAATCTTGTGCACCGTAATAAGCGTAGAGTCGGTTTGATTATGATGGATATCGATCACTTTAAAAAGATCAACGATAAGTTTGGGCATGGCAAAGGTGATGAAGTTCTGCGCGACTTGAGCGCGCTTATCCGCAGTAGTTTGCGGGAAAGCGATCTGCTGATCCGCTGGGGCGGAGAAGAGTTTCTGATTGTGCTTTCTGTCGATGGCGAAAGCGGACTGGAACAGGTTGCGAACGGAATCCGCGGCGCAGTGAACGAATACCAGAGTTCAACCGGTCCGGTCACCTGCAGTTTTGGCGGTACGTTGGTTGTCAACGAGGCTGAAATCGACAAGGCAATTCAAAGGGCTGATGCCGGGCTGTATTACGTCAAGTTGCATGGCCGCAATAATTACCACTATGTTCCGCCCGGACATTCTTAG
- a CDS encoding succinylglutamate desuccinylase/aspartoacylase family protein, whose protein sequence is MAMDLNPGKRQLNKPITIGGVTVNPGERKTIDLDMGRLYTHSQLSMPVQVVCGRLAGPVMFVSAAIHGDELNGVEIIRRLLKVKSLKRMRGTLIAVPIVNLHGFIHGSRYLPDRRDLNRFFPGAEDGTLAGRTAYLFMREVVSKADVGIDLHTGAINRSNLPQIRADLDDPFTLKLAQAFAAPVILNAKLRKGSLRAAAVKSGIPILLYEAGEALRFDEVSIRAGVRGIINVMRELGQIATPSRKTPQSKVSKAVISRKSFWVRADQSGIFRSLVADGTRVIAQQTCLGIISDPFGECEQEVYSAASGIVIGQMKMPLVNEGEALFHIARFARSDIVAEKVDVFHEEIQKASVLYPDNSIPEIPK, encoded by the coding sequence ATGGCGATGGATTTAAATCCGGGCAAGCGGCAGCTGAATAAACCGATTACGATTGGCGGTGTGACCGTCAATCCGGGCGAGCGTAAAACAATCGATCTTGATATGGGCAGGCTTTATACCCATTCCCAGCTCTCGATGCCGGTTCAGGTGGTGTGCGGGCGTCTTGCCGGGCCGGTGATGTTTGTCAGTGCCGCCATTCACGGTGACGAACTCAACGGTGTCGAGATTATTCGCCGCCTTTTGAAGGTTAAATCCTTAAAGCGTATGCGCGGAACGCTGATCGCTGTACCGATCGTCAATCTGCACGGTTTTATTCACGGCAGTCGCTATCTGCCTGACCGGCGCGACCTTAACCGCTTTTTTCCGGGCGCGGAAGACGGCACTCTGGCGGGACGCACCGCCTATCTGTTCATGCGCGAAGTCGTTAGTAAGGCGGATGTCGGGATTGATCTGCATACCGGTGCGATTAACCGCAGTAATCTTCCGCAGATTCGCGCGGATCTGGACGATCCTTTTACCCTGAAACTGGCGCAGGCCTTTGCCGCTCCGGTGATTCTCAACGCGAAGCTGAGAAAAGGCTCACTGCGTGCCGCCGCGGTCAAAAGCGGTATTCCGATATTGCTGTACGAGGCGGGAGAAGCTTTGCGTTTCGACGAAGTTTCCATTCGTGCCGGTGTACGCGGCATTATCAATGTCATGCGAGAGTTGGGGCAGATTGCAACGCCGAGTCGAAAAACGCCGCAATCCAAAGTGTCCAAAGCGGTGATCTCGCGCAAGAGTTTCTGGGTGCGGGCCGATCAGAGCGGAATCTTCCGTTCGCTGGTTGCCGACGGTACCCGGGTGATTGCGCAGCAGACCTGTCTGGGGATTATTTCCGATCCTTTCGGCGAGTGTGAACAAGAGGTCTACTCCGCAGCCAGCGGTATCGTTATCGGGCAGATGAAAATGCCGCTGGTGAATGAGGGCGAAGCACTGTTTCATATAGCGCGCTTTGCACGCAGCGATATCGTCGCCGAAAAAGTGGATGTGTTCCATGAAGAAATTCAAAAAGCCAGCGTGCTTTACCCCGACAACAGCATTCCGGAAATCCCTAAATAA
- a CDS encoding sensor histidine kinase: protein MKVTTAERSKTRKPPQQYYYLSLLGFLLLLWGATLLWFHFELQMHFSHLAVGISMTLFAATIPVVSWLIPFNTLQQHQRQCQLVWFSLLAWLLLLNSLLLYHTGGTINPLIYLLLAPLVLGMLILSTSWFMSLALLASACYLSLGFFYVPIMSLKVQSLPAFFAWYLHGSMLAFILLVMLLALLIFPLRKRLEAQRSALSQQQNRALQNEYLLSVASLASASVHQLSTPLNTLSLLQDLLKNEITSDQGKAYLQTANQQLSVCINALHSLRNKAEEVSQPANAGIEIGALLKDLRQEFALLHPQSELMTSSEVDSGLLYVDAAFKLAIMNLLDNAARYSPTFIRLRVSKHTGRWKLRVEDQGGGLAQNDLEALGQGLMEEYHGTGMGVFLSRMIIERFGGTLNFRNGEIEGQPGLIAEVSLPISEAHDKLQDNP from the coding sequence TTGAAGGTTACAACGGCTGAACGATCAAAAACCAGAAAACCGCCCCAACAGTACTATTACCTGAGCCTTTTAGGTTTTCTGTTACTGCTTTGGGGCGCGACCCTTTTATGGTTCCATTTTGAGTTACAGATGCATTTCTCGCATCTGGCCGTCGGCATTTCAATGACCCTGTTTGCCGCGACCATTCCGGTTGTCTCCTGGCTGATCCCTTTCAATACGCTGCAGCAGCATCAGCGCCAGTGTCAGCTGGTCTGGTTTTCCCTGCTGGCCTGGCTGCTGCTTTTGAACAGTTTGCTGCTATATCACACCGGTGGAACGATCAACCCTCTGATATACCTTTTGCTGGCGCCTCTGGTTCTGGGAATGCTGATCCTGTCGACTTCATGGTTTATGAGTCTGGCGCTGCTGGCTTCGGCCTGCTACCTGTCACTGGGCTTTTTCTACGTGCCGATCATGTCTCTCAAGGTACAGAGCCTGCCGGCTTTTTTCGCCTGGTACCTGCACGGTTCCATGCTGGCCTTCATTCTTCTGGTCATGCTACTGGCGCTGCTGATTTTCCCTTTAAGGAAACGCCTCGAAGCGCAACGCTCGGCGCTGTCGCAACAACAGAACCGCGCCCTGCAAAATGAATATCTGCTTTCGGTGGCCAGTCTCGCCTCGGCCTCCGTTCACCAGCTCAGCACGCCTTTGAACACGCTTTCGCTATTGCAGGATCTGTTGAAAAACGAGATAACCAGCGATCAGGGCAAAGCCTATCTGCAAACGGCCAATCAGCAGCTTTCGGTATGCATCAACGCCCTGCACAGTCTGCGCAATAAAGCGGAAGAGGTTTCACAACCGGCCAACGCGGGAATTGAAATCGGCGCGCTTCTGAAAGATCTCCGTCAGGAATTCGCACTGCTTCATCCGCAAAGCGAACTGATGACATCCTCCGAAGTTGACTCGGGATTGCTGTATGTCGATGCCGCTTTTAAACTGGCGATCATGAATCTGCTCGACAATGCCGCCCGCTACAGCCCGACTTTTATCCGCCTCAGGGTATCGAAGCACACCGGGAGATGGAAACTGCGCGTTGAAGATCAGGGTGGTGGCCTTGCGCAAAACGATCTCGAAGCGCTGGGACAAGGGTTAATGGAAGAGTATCATGGCACCGGTATGGGCGTATTCCTCAGCCGCATGATTATCGAACGTTTCGGCGGCACTCTGAATTTCCGCAACGGCGAAATTGAAGGGCAGCCGGGACTGATCGCCGAAGTATCGCTCCCGATTTCCGAAGCGCATGACAAGTTGCAAGACAACCCATAA
- a CDS encoding response regulator transcription factor translates to MTQLNNLLLVDDDLTFLNILQQAFKYRDITTEQAQTPEQAVQLMQQKAFEYAVVDLNIDGQSGLNLLSELLSLQPDCKILILTGYASVATAVEAMRLGAVNYLCKPANIDDIIQAFSPQADHQASPPSTEQEETFQAMSVKRLEWEHIQKVLMENDGNISATAQALNMHRRTLQRKLQKRPVDK, encoded by the coding sequence ATGACGCAACTGAATAACCTGTTACTGGTAGACGACGACCTGACGTTCCTGAATATCCTGCAACAGGCCTTCAAATATCGGGATATTACTACGGAACAGGCGCAGACACCCGAGCAGGCCGTACAGCTGATGCAACAGAAAGCGTTTGAATACGCCGTGGTTGATCTTAACATCGACGGTCAGAGCGGATTGAACCTGCTGAGTGAGCTGCTCAGCCTTCAACCGGACTGCAAAATTCTGATCCTGACCGGCTATGCCAGCGTGGCGACCGCGGTCGAGGCGATGCGTCTGGGCGCCGTCAACTATCTGTGCAAACCGGCCAATATCGACGATATTATTCAGGCCTTTTCACCCCAGGCCGACCATCAGGCATCGCCACCGTCCACCGAACAGGAAGAAACCTTTCAGGCGATGTCGGTCAAGCGTCTGGAATGGGAACATATCCAAAAAGTACTGATGGAAAACGACGGCAATATCAGCGCCACGGCACAGGCATTAAACATGCACCGTCGCACGCTACAAAGAAAACTTCAAAAACGGCCGGTCGACAAATAA